A single Phoenix dactylifera cultivar Barhee BC4 chromosome 1, palm_55x_up_171113_PBpolish2nd_filt_p, whole genome shotgun sequence DNA region contains:
- the LOC103722210 gene encoding amino acid permease 3-like, translating to MPKMGENGAAKYHQHTNLAPTEVAMELGHQQGGSKCYDDDGRLKRTGTVWTASAHIITAVIGSGVLSLAWAIGQLGWVAGPAAMLLFSYVTYYTSALLADCYRSCDPINGKRNYTYMDAVQANLNGFKVKLCGFIQYANIFGVSIGYTIAAAISMTAIKRSNCFHEKGHSNPCQVSSNPYMIIFGVAEIFLSQIPDFDQIWWLSILAAVMSFTYSSIGLTLGIVQVIKNGGIKGSLTGISIAVVSPADKVWRSLQAFGDIAFAYSYSLILIEIQDTIKESPPSEAKVMKKATLLSVAVTTIFYMLCGCMGYAAFGDMAPGNLLTGFGFYDPYWLLDIANAAIVIHLVGAYQVYCQPLFAFVEKWALQTWPESKFITKGIEVPLGPSRSYRLNLFRLTWRTVFVICTTVISMLLPFFNDVVGFLGALGFWPLTVYFPVEMYIVQKKVPKWSTKWVCLQLLSLACLIISVAAAAGSIAGVMNDLKVYRPFTTSY from the exons atgccaaag ATGGGTGAGAATGGTGCTGCAAAATACCACCAGCACACAAATTTGGCCCCCACGGAGGTCGCCATGGAGCTCGGTCACCAACAGGGAGGTTCCAAATGCTACGACGACGACGGCCGACTCAAGAGAACAG GGACCGTATGGACAGCGAGTGCTCACATTATAACGGCAGTGATCGGCTCCGGCGTGCTATCTCTGGCTTGGGCCATTGGCCAGCTTGGATGGGTTGCTGGCCCTGCTGCTATGCTCCTCTTCTCCTATGTAACATACTACACCTCTGCTCTCCTTGCTGACTGCTACCGCTCCTGTGATCCCATCAACGGCAAGCGCAACTACACCTACATGGATGCCGTCCAGGCCAACCTCA ATGGTTTCAAGGTTAAGCTCTGTGGCTTCATCCAATATGCCAATATCTTTGGAGTTTCCATTGGATATACCATTGCTGCTGCCATTAGCATGAC GGCAATCAAGAGATCAAATTGCTTTCATGAGAAAGGGCACAGCAATCCCTGCCAAGTATCCAGCAATCCTTACATGATCATTTTCGGTGTGGCAGAGATCTTCTTATCTCAAATCCCAGACTTCGATCAGATTTGGTGGCTCTCCATCCTCGCCGCCGTCATGTCCTTTACCTATTCTTCCATTGGCCTCACCCTCGGCATTGTTCAAGTCATCA AGAATGGAGGAATCAAAGGCAGTCTCACTGGAATTAGCATCGCAGTCGTCTCCCCGGCCGACAAAGTCTGGCGAAGCCTCCAAGCCTTTGGCGACATCGCCTTCGCCTACTCCTACTCCCTAATCCTCATCGAAATTCAG GACACAATAAAGGAATCACCGCCGTCGGAGGCGAAGGTGATGAAGAAGGCGACGCTCCTCAGCGTGGCGGTGACCACCATCTTCTACATGCTCTGTGGCTGCATGGGCTATGCCGCCTTCGGTGACATGGCCCCCGGCAACCTCCTCACTGGCTTTGGCTTCTACGACCCTTACTGGCTCCTCGACATTGCCAACGCCGCCATCGTCATCCACCTCGTCGGCGCCTACCAGGTCTACTGCCAGCCCCTCTTCGCCTTCGTGGAGAAATGGGCTCTCCAGACCTGGCCTGAGTCCAAATTCATCACCAAAGGGATCGAGGTCCCTCTAGGCCCCAGCCGTAGCTACCGGCTCAATCTTTTTCGGCTAACATGGCGCACCGTGTTCGTGATCTGCACTACCGTGATCTCCatgcttcttcctttcttcaatgATGTCGTCGGCTTCCTCGGCGCGCTCGGGTTCTGGCCGCTGACCGTCTACTTCCCGGTGGAGATGTATATTGTCCAGAAGAAGGTGCCCAAGTGGAGCACGAAGTGGGTGTGCCTCCAGCTGCTGAGCTTGGCCTGCCTCATCATATCGGTGGCGGCGGCCGCCGGCTCCATCGCCGGGGTGATGAACGACCTCAAGGTCTACCGGCCTTTCACGACCAGCTATTGA